From one Pseudomonadota bacterium genomic stretch:
- a CDS encoding DEAD/DEAH box helicase: protein MAFSVGSLVHVRGRDWVVLPESTQHEELLVLRPLGGTDDEIAGIYLPLETPVSADFPLPDPNAEMGNHRSCALLRDAVRLGFRSGAGPFRSLSRIAVEPRPYQLLPLLMALRQDTVRLLIADDVGIGKTVEACLIARELLDRGEIRRIAVLCPPHLAEQWQRALTDQFHIDAALVLPSTAARLERDCGPGESLFDRHAHVVVSTDYIKAEKRRHEFLRACPEFVIVDEAHGCAAPVGPGRYRQQRHDLLEGLSRDEDRHLVLVTATPHSGNEAAFRSLLGLLSPKFHELPEDLSGDSNRKVREELARYFVQRRRADLQEYMGTETPFPTQEAAEDSYTLKPEYRKLFDKFLTYCRERVAEPGASAHRQRVKWWSALAMLRALGSSPAAAAATLINRAVAADTETLEEADAVGGRAVLDMDEEATEGIDVVPGSQVDEDEASTDRKRLLALMTEVVDLAGDQDAKLVHATKLVKELIDDGFAPILFCRFIPTAEYVANHLRQKLKGVAVQAVTGKLTPEEREERVADLAGNEKRVLVCTDCLSEGINLQESFDAVMHYDLSWNPTRHEQREGRVDRYGQPNPVVRTITFYGQDNPVDGFVLDVLLRKHKRIRSQLGITVPVPMDTSVIVEAIFQGLLLRKKAEPQQLLLDFAEDPARKQMDIQWDAVAEREKKTRNLFAQHQMQKAVSEDLVVELAEARRALGSGKDVESFAAEVLGSYGAAISKKKNVHTVGLKGAPAVLRDAVGEDEELTICFGPPVPKGAKLVTRTHPVIEGLSALVLESALDAAIAGPARRCGVIRTDAVLKRTTVLLLRLRFHLIAEGGADPILAEDLVLVGFEGSPEQATWLPESAVLPLLDAEPGANVPVEPAREQLERLMEAVPTLRPHLHKVAEERGRELLIAHKRVRGAARISMRGIKVEPHLPVDLLGAFVYLPVPKGGAS from the coding sequence ATGGCGTTTTCCGTCGGATCCCTGGTTCACGTCCGCGGCCGGGATTGGGTCGTGCTCCCCGAGTCGACGCAGCACGAAGAGCTGCTCGTCCTGCGACCGCTCGGCGGGACCGACGACGAGATCGCCGGGATCTACCTTCCGCTGGAGACGCCTGTTTCGGCGGATTTTCCACTTCCCGATCCAAACGCGGAGATGGGCAACCACCGTTCGTGCGCGCTCCTGCGCGATGCGGTAAGGCTGGGGTTCCGCTCCGGGGCCGGGCCGTTCCGGTCGCTCTCGCGCATTGCCGTCGAGCCTCGACCATACCAGCTCCTGCCGCTCCTCATGGCCCTGCGCCAGGACACGGTGCGCCTTCTCATCGCCGACGACGTCGGCATCGGCAAGACCGTCGAGGCGTGCCTCATCGCTCGCGAGCTGCTCGACCGGGGAGAGATTCGGCGCATCGCGGTGCTCTGCCCGCCGCACCTCGCGGAGCAGTGGCAGAGAGCGCTCACCGATCAGTTCCACATCGACGCGGCACTCGTGCTCCCGAGCACGGCCGCCCGGCTGGAGCGCGACTGCGGCCCGGGTGAGTCGCTGTTCGACCGCCACGCGCACGTCGTCGTCTCCACCGACTACATCAAAGCCGAGAAGCGCAGGCACGAGTTCCTCCGGGCCTGCCCGGAGTTCGTGATCGTGGATGAAGCCCACGGCTGCGCCGCTCCCGTGGGACCGGGTCGGTACCGCCAGCAACGTCATGACCTTCTGGAGGGGCTCTCCCGCGACGAAGATCGCCACCTGGTGCTCGTCACAGCCACGCCCCACAGTGGCAACGAAGCGGCGTTCCGCTCCCTGCTCGGGCTTCTCAGCCCGAAGTTCCACGAACTCCCGGAGGATCTATCGGGAGACTCGAACCGCAAGGTGCGTGAGGAGCTAGCCCGCTACTTCGTACAGCGCCGCCGTGCCGACCTCCAGGAGTACATGGGCACCGAGACGCCATTCCCGACGCAGGAGGCGGCCGAGGACAGCTACACGCTCAAACCCGAGTACCGGAAGCTGTTCGACAAGTTCCTCACGTACTGCCGCGAGCGTGTGGCCGAGCCGGGCGCGAGCGCGCACCGCCAGCGGGTGAAGTGGTGGTCGGCGCTCGCCATGCTCCGCGCCTTGGGCTCCAGTCCGGCCGCCGCCGCTGCGACTTTGATCAACCGCGCCGTCGCCGCCGACACCGAGACGCTCGAAGAGGCAGATGCCGTGGGCGGGCGTGCCGTGCTCGATATGGACGAAGAGGCTACTGAGGGGATCGACGTCGTTCCTGGTTCCCAGGTTGACGAGGATGAGGCGTCGACCGACCGCAAGCGGCTCCTTGCCTTGATGACGGAGGTCGTCGATCTCGCGGGTGATCAGGACGCCAAGCTCGTACATGCCACCAAGCTCGTGAAGGAGCTGATTGATGATGGCTTTGCGCCGATCCTGTTCTGCCGGTTCATCCCCACGGCTGAGTACGTGGCGAACCACCTCCGCCAAAAGCTGAAGGGCGTCGCCGTGCAAGCGGTCACCGGCAAGCTGACACCCGAGGAGCGCGAAGAGCGCGTCGCCGACCTAGCCGGGAACGAAAAGCGCGTGCTCGTATGCACCGACTGCCTGTCCGAAGGGATCAACCTCCAGGAGAGCTTCGACGCGGTGATGCACTACGACCTGTCGTGGAACCCGACGCGCCACGAGCAGCGCGAGGGCCGCGTGGATCGCTACGGTCAGCCGAACCCGGTCGTGCGGACGATCACGTTCTACGGACAGGACAACCCGGTGGACGGCTTCGTGCTCGACGTGCTCCTGCGCAAGCACAAGCGTATCCGTTCGCAGCTCGGCATCACCGTGCCCGTGCCTATGGATACCAGTGTCATCGTGGAGGCGATCTTCCAAGGGCTGCTGCTCAGGAAGAAGGCGGAGCCGCAGCAGCTCCTCCTCGACTTCGCCGAGGATCCGGCCCGCAAGCAGATGGACATTCAGTGGGATGCGGTCGCGGAGCGCGAGAAGAAGACCCGGAACCTGTTCGCGCAGCACCAGATGCAGAAGGCCGTGAGCGAGGACCTGGTTGTGGAGCTGGCCGAAGCGCGGCGCGCGCTGGGGAGCGGCAAGGACGTGGAAAGCTTCGCGGCCGAGGTGCTCGGAAGCTACGGGGCTGCGATCTCGAAGAAGAAGAACGTCCACACCGTGGGGCTCAAGGGCGCACCGGCCGTGCTGCGGGACGCCGTGGGCGAGGACGAGGAGCTGACGATCTGCTTCGGGCCGCCCGTGCCCAAGGGCGCGAAGCTGGTCACCCGCACCCATCCGGTGATCGAGGGGCTCTCGGCGCTGGTGCTGGAGAGCGCGCTCGACGCGGCGATTGCCGGGCCTGCCCGACGCTGTGGCGTCATCCGTACGGACGCGGTTTTGAAACGGACCACCGTGCTGCTCCTGCGCCTGCGCTTCCACCTCATCGCCGAGGGCGGCGCAGATCCGATCCTTGCCGAAGATCTCGTTTTGGTCGGTTTCGAAGGCAGCCCTGAGCAGGCGACATGGCTCCCAGAGAGCGCGGTACTCCCGCTGCTCGACGCCGAGCCCGGAGCC